tttctatttatgtatatacatacacacacacacacttatgcatatatctaaGGGTTCCAGATGGGTTTATAAGGAAGTTGATGTGATTTGCATATTTTCAGACATTGAGTTTCGGGGAGAATTTTGCTATGAAGTgttgttccatattttttctgAAGTGCTGTCATTCCTTGGGCATTTAGAGAAGGGAAGGAAATGAGAAACTTATTAAACAAATACTGCATAAGAAACAGTAAACGTCAAGAGAAAAAGCTGAAAAACCAACTGACAAGAGCAAAATTCTCATCAGAGAATGAAACCGAATTCTTTGTGAAAGAATgtggagatggtagatgtgggatctgcagtaacgccatctacaaatatatagagagaaacaacCAAATCAAATTTAAGAATGGACACACATTCAAAGCAAATGCAAACATGAAATgcaagacatagaatttaatataTTGCATAACCTGACCCACGTGCAAGGAGAACTATATAGGTGAAACTGGTGATTCTTTATGCGAACGAGCCAGAATTCACAGACAAAAAATTCTACTAAGTAAACACTTGGAAACATGTGGGCAAGGAAGATTCGAGACCTTTcactttggaaatatttttctttcacatcCCCTGGTGAACTGGCCCAACCAAAGTAAGCATCTGTTCTAGCCacctacataaaaatatatattcttttccttttctctttgtctcCTGTTCAAAATGCTTCCTTTCAGATATACAgtctcacactctctcacttcCTCCCTCCACTAAGTTATCTCAAGAACGTAGATATAGATGGAGTGATGTAACATAGAATGCGGGGAAGCTGTTATCAACAACTGTTGCATTTGTTTCCATGTACGAATACATTTAGACTTATTGATtggtgttacacattcatatctatgtgtatacgtaggcatacgtgtgtagaatacaaccccacttttggcactattttatTAGTAAACAGTGCGAACTGTGTCTAAAGTATATGAATATTACTACGCTGAATGTCGGACAGTTCGTGTAACatgtaaaacaaataaacacgtaaaacGATAACAATGCCTTCATTTGATTTGTCTATCGTCCATTAGAAGGAAACGACACATAACATTAGTAAACAGTAAGAACTGTGtctaaagtatataaatattactaCGCCAAATAGATGAGACATACCAAGGTTGCAAGGGAGCAATTGGGATAGCAGATGACATCCAAGTGCATGGCAAGGATGAGACCACACATGACTTCAATTTACATGAAGCTATGGAGAAAACCCGACAAGCAGGTATCAAACTCAATGCAGGCAAGTGTGTGATAAAAGCAAAGGAGTGCAAATTCTTTGGAATTATATACTCTGCAGAGGGAGTTAAACCAGACCCCGCTAAAGTGGAAGCCATCAGAGACATCAGAGAACCCAAAGACAAGAAGGAACTCAGGAGCTTCCTGGGATTCATCCACTACATGGGAGCCTTCATACCCAAGCTGGTCGATCACACTGCAAATCTCCGAGAACTAAACAAAGATGACGTAGAGTTTGATTGGTGTGCTTCACACACAGAGGATTTCAAAGCAATCAAAAAGCTCATCAGTAAGGAGACAACTCTGCAATACTATGACAGACGCAAACCAGTAATACTTCAAGTCGATGCTTCTATGAGAGGAGTTGGCGCAGCACTGGTACAGGAAGGTAAACCCATTGCATATGCTTCGAAAGCTCTCTCACCCACAGAGACAAGGTACGCAAATATTGAAAGGAACTCCTGGCAGTAGTATATGGATGTGAAAAGttccatacatacctgtatggcaGAGGTTTCAATATTGAATCAGACGATCGCCCGCTAGAACAAATACACAAGAAAAACCTCATGAAAGCACCAGCCAGACTGCAAAGATTACTGTTAAGGCTTCAAACATACGACTACGATATCAGGTAAAGCCAGGAAAAGTCCTGATATTGGCGGATGGTCTTTCCAGACTATCCTCACATGATAAACAGGAGATGGAAGGACTAAGCATAAAGGTTCACCACATTGTAAATGTAACAACTACAAAGCTAGCAGAAATCAAAGAGGAGACCAGCAAAGATGAAGAACACCAGCTCCTTATTCTGATGGTGATTCAGGGGTGGCCAGAAAAGAGACGTCAGGTGCAGCCCCTCGTTCGTGAATATTGGGCCACCCATGAAGATATATCAGTGGAGAATGGAATCCTGATGGCTGGATCCCGAATAATTATACCCAAGTCAATGCAAAAAGAGATTCTTGACAAGATCCACCAAGGGCATCTAGGAATGGAGAAATGCAAGCTCCGAGCCAAGTCAGCAGTATATTGGGTAGGCATGTACAAAGATATAGAAAAGACAGTTTCTACATGCCACATCTGTCAAAAGTACAGAAACTCACaacaaaaggaggaaatgatATCTAGTGACGTCCCAAGAAGGCCATGGCAAGCTATTGGAGTAGATCTGTTCACGGAAAGCCAAGATTGCTACTACTCCAAATTTCCTTttgtgagaaaagtgaaagacctGAGAGTCAAAACAATCACTACAGTGGCTCGAGGACTTCTAGCAGAGCAAGGAATACCAGAGCAGATCATATGTGACAATGGAACCCAGTTCACATCGCAATAATTAAAAAAGCTAGCCGATAAGTATGTGTTCAATATTACAACCTCAGTTCCACACTACCCCAAAGGTCATGGGTTTATAGAAAGACAGGTgcagacagtgaagagaacactagTCAAATGCCGAGAGACTAAGGAAGACCCACACATGGCACTTCTGTCCCTACGAGCGACACCGCTCAGAGCTGACATGAAATCCCCAGCAGAATTGCTGAATGCCAGGTAGTACAAAACTACCCTGCCAACCAAGATCCAACCTCCTATTGACCAGGAAGAGACAAGGGCAAAGCTAGCAGTTACTCTAgaacaggggtgggcaaactactgCCCCCGTccgcatgcggcccgccataggttttcatgcggcccgccgagagcttttatgaatcccaacttctatgcagatacttcgtaactgtttcagttgtacggtaattcacaatagtttgcattttatttcatgacATCATAATAAAACACATTTCCGGGTGAAGATatcttttctgtgttttctcgTAAGACCCTACAAAAACAAAAGTTAATAGAACAATGAAACAAGTATTGTGGCAATACAACGAGTCAATCGATATGCTtgaaacattcaaataaataaatcacgTGATAGATGGTGAAGAGGGCATGATGGACGATGCGTTtcgttccaatgaagaagccggCCAGGTTAATAAAAGGGCTTGAACCAGCTTTTTCTGGACACAGAGCTGTGGTTGGTTATCATTCACTCTATCGATTATTTGAATTTAGTACAGACTCGAGTGTTTCAAACTAGCTTTTGTTGTCTGATAAAATTTACCCAAAATGAGTTGTTCGAAGCTATCTAAAAAGCGAAAATTTGAAGAGGAATGTCGTGTTTTTCATGAAAATCGGACTGAAAAGTATTTCTTTACCGACGTTGGAGTGAAAGCTGCATGTTTGATTTGTTCTGAAACAGTTGCTGTGTTCAAGGAATATAATTTGAAACGCCACTTTCAAATGAAGCACGCCAATTTTGGACACAATTTATCAAAACATGAACTgcaaaagaaagcaaatgatcTGACAAAACGTTTGAAGCAACAGCAAAATGTGTTTGATAAAACTTCCTCTTTGCAAAGGAACGCGACAAAGGCAAGTTTTATATTGGCCAACAAAATTGCAAAGCAAAACAAGTCATTCGCAGAAGCAGAATTTATCAAAGATTGTATGGTTGATGCTGTCAGCGTTGTGTGTCCTGAAGTTAAGTCAAAAGTAGAAGCCATTTCCCTGTCACGAAGAACTATTGTTCGTCGCATTGATGCAATTGCCGTAAGTATTCATGAACAGCTGTTAACAGCCAGTGGTCGATTTCAGTGGTTTTCTATTGCTTTAGATGAGAGTACTAATATTCAGGATACTGCTCAGTTACTCATCTACATCAGAGGAATTGACGAAAACTTTGAAATTACAGAGGAATTGTTATCTATGGAGTCTCTCAAAGACACTGCTACTGGAAAAGATTTGTTCAACAGTGTCATTAACAGTTCAATCAGGTCTGGATTAACCCTAAATAAACTGGCCAGCATTACAACCGATGGAGCTCCTTCACTCACCAGTAAACATTCCGGCCTTGTGAAGTTGTTGAATGACAAAATCAAAGAAGATTTTCCAC
The Octopus sinensis unplaced genomic scaffold, ASM634580v1 Contig16695, whole genome shotgun sequence DNA segment above includes these coding regions:
- the LOC115230886 gene encoding general transcription factor II-I repeat domain-containing protein 2-like → MKHANFGHNLSKHELQKKANDLTKRLKQQQNVFDKTSSLQRNATKASFILANKIAKQNKSFAEAEFIKDCMVDAVSVVCPEVKSKVEAISLSRRTIVRRIDAIAVSIHEQLLTASGRFQWFSIALDESTNIQDTAQLLIYIRGIDENFEITEELLSMESLKDTATGKDLFNSVINSSIRSGLTLNKLASITTDGAPSLTSKHSGLVKLLNDKIKEDFPLHMNLIRSRGLKHRQFRSFLEDVEAVFTDVLYYTNVRWLSIGKVLKRVWDLKAEILMFLKMQDISCDFLNEMESDEWVCDFAFAVDIMQKLNELNTKLQGKGIFAHELYLEVKAFQWKLGLFAKQLNEQKFIHFLC